From the Cryptomeria japonica chromosome 2, Sugi_1.0, whole genome shotgun sequence genome, one window contains:
- the LOC131046295 gene encoding protein PHYTOCHROME-DEPENDENT LATE-FLOWERING isoform X2 yields MQGKQAPSAQELIRSLHPYNRTSETLFQAINDGWLPGDILEEIPCKYVNGSVVCEVRDYRKGSPTSGDLVSSGEGFPVVHKVLLRPTMENIVKDISSMAESWAYSDLMEIESRILKAVQPKLCLDPAPMLERLCENSNSNKLNLELPLSRRERKQRGGFPLVKEMSNNLSHGKKVSIEGNIERAIVQTRIAGAASGFEDSGISCSQENSAPTTADISSSIATRSRTQSHIESRQELSRLGVQGPSNSLSMQSGLNRPRILPGPVNLSPPVTSVSLASPPIQDWTNSVDARHMYTHMPGKRERDLAPANKPDLKKPKQEQICMDKFQQQNVGPNFDTKPTRDQQRKDMVMQQNQNNESMYISDMSVHRLSQQVTTDDDQLATGSEMSAQDPKPSSYIDPRSTAVFKVKEEHLEFERGQIGIERESQEFARSKETQHLMELDNDQSCSTQISSQRFPQQPYSKSSFQWQSLGQAGEKDQKRDELMKKKLVQSPRVLQSQPLTKLGDLSQPLISTTVTNVSLGPCNNMAASVGQQKEKSVGLSTVLTTATSVSSIQIDSQHQQAQQSMSFGRRKSNSHSKQPSASGVASPGSVTNSMAPSNVNSPSTGTAPLPNSLTKPDQSSLIQDQSKQLETISTLVSTIQRHGLPIKKKSVEEVRETKKGPPSWHLLSMAFSNATNNEDQKDVKGQRSLSNSLVGGGVNVRKTRIMNFVRADHMYPGNSVPVLVRRIRVRLVMCERAKDGMVEAVVQFGDDQDEDSLNCCPHDVLPSLPNTHFADRLAVQFSTLMEKDGYELVDDQVQPIQQRQQMLPPNASSTTQSMTPVASALGNSMNQLPSSPHVMSSQNMVGSAAVCGMPPLSSLPLSSPNALAVRMPPPGNAPNRQLSSGFLQSGLVTSKSLQLDPASELVAVQQQQHQQHQIQQQHQLQQHPQQQLQRSQQLVNSNHLAQLNSASYNSNQQMNSKIMNNAQMKMQMLQKHHQQLQRKSFLQGGMGSNIGNIGVGNISVNNMSGHNMVGLGGGMSMGMTGINNISGVMPNLTNINTLSGVGSMGQNPGIGSMIEHHIRSGTMNNQTPWDRGVRMGPGRGRPGAMVNPPSLRNIENMSGLSASNQAHSSANLIHGPQQGRSNMSSLQNRGMNPPKTSGMHGVTGQSFYLNQQLNNQPQQISSQQLNQQQQLNVQQQLNMPQPPSSQQPLSSQPLLNAQHQMSQQISSQQQINSQSQLNSQQQLNAQQLNSQPQLNPQQINAANLGSMVVGPSSPPLSSQTLGSVGSITSSPMELQSASRGNSMTTGQ; encoded by the exons GTCCGGGATTATCGCAAAGGTTCGCCAACTTCAGGTGATTTGGTCTCTTCAGGAGAAGGATTTCCAGTAGTTCATAAAGTTCTTCTGCGCCCTACTATGGAGAATATTGTAAAGGATATTTCTTCTATGGCAGAGTCTTGGGCCTACAGTGATCTTATG GAAATTGAGTCACGAATATTGAAGGCCGTGCAACCAAAACTTTGTTTGGATCCTGCTCCAATGCTGGAGAGGCTATGTGAGAACTCCAATTCAAACAAG ctCAACTTGGAATTGCCTTTGTCACGACGTGAAAGAAAACAGAGAGGAGGTTTTCCTTTGGTCAAGGAGATGTCTAACAATCTTTCTCATGGCAAAAAAGTTTCTATTGAAGGAAACATTGAGAGGGCAATAGTTCAGACAAGAATTGCCGGAGCAGCTTCTGGATTTGAAGATTCTGGCATTTCTTGCAGTCAAGAGAATTCTGCTCCTACTACAGCTGATATTTCTAGCAGTATAGCCACTCGATCAAGAACTCAATCTCATATAGAATCCAGACAAGAGCTGTCCAGACTTGGAGTACAAGGACCATCAAATTCATTATCGATGCAAAGTGGTCTTAATCGCCCTAGAATTTTACCTGGTCCGGTAAACCTATCTCCACCAGTCACTTCTGTGAGCCTTGCATCACCTCCTATTCAAGATTGGACCAACTCTGTAGATGCTagacatatgtacacacacatgccGGGTAAGAGGGAACGAGATTTAGCTCCAGCAAACAAGCCAGATTTGAAAAAGCCAAAGCAAGAGCAGATTTGTATGGACAAATTTCAACAGCAGAATGTGGGGCCAAATTTTGATACAAAACCTACCAGGGATCAACAAAGAAAGGATATGGTTATGcaacaaaatcaaaataatgaATCCATGTATATTTCTGACATGTCTGTTCATAGGCTGTCTCAACAGGTCACAACAGATGATGATCAGCTAGCTACAGGTAGTGAAATGTCTGCACAAGACCCCAAGCCTTCATCTTATATAGACCCAAGGAGTACAGCAGTAtttaaggtgaaagaagaacaccTAGAATTTGAGCGGGGCCAGATTGGTATTGAAAGAGAAAGCCAAGAATTTGCTAGAAGTAAAGAGACACAACATTTGATGGAACTAGATAATGACCAGTCATGTTCGACACAAATTTCATCTCAACGCTTTCCACAGCAACCATACAGTAAGTCATCTTTTCAATGGCAGTCTCTTGGTCAAGCAGGTGAAAAGGATCAAAAAAGGGATGAGTTAATGAAAAAGAAATTGGTACAAAGTCCCAGGGTACTGCAATCTCAGCCATTGACAAAACTGGGGGACTTGTCACAACCTCTGATATCCACAACTGTTACCAATGTCTCCCTTGGTCCATGTAACAATATGGCAGCATCTGTAGGACAACAGAAGGAGAAATCAGTTGGACTATCAACTGTATTGACCACAGCTACTTCGGTCAGTTCAATTCAGATTGATTCACAACATCAACAGGCTCAGCAATCCATGTCATTTGGCAGACGCAAATCTAATTCTCATTCTAAGCAACCCTCTGCAAGTGGAGTTGCATCACCAGGAAGTGTTACAAATTCAATGGCACCATCTAATGTTAACAGTCCATCAACTGGCACAGCGCCTTTGCCTAATTCATTAACCAAACCAGATCAATCTAGTCTCATCCAGGATCAAAGCAAGCAACTTGAGACTATATCAACATTGGTGTCAACGATTCAAAG ACATGGTCTTCCTATAAAAAAGAAGAGTGTGGAAGAGGTGCGTGAAACAAAGAAGGGTCCACCTTCTTGGCACTTACTTTCAATGGCTTTTAGTAATGCTACAAATAATGAAGATCAGAAGGATGTCAAAGGACAAAGAAGTCTGTCCAATTCCCTTGTTGGTGGAGGTGTAAATGTTCGCAAAACACGAATTATGAATTTTGTTCGTGCAGATCATATGTATCCAG GAAATAGTGTTCCAGTTTTGGTTCGTAGAATTCGGGTTAGATTGGTAATGTGTGAACGTGCAAAGGATGGAATGGTGGAGGCTGTTGTGCAGTTTGGGGATGATCAAGATGAGGACTCTTTGAATTGTTGCCCACATGATGTTCTCCCTTCCTTGCCAAACACT CATTTTGCAGACAGGCTAGCTGTGCAGTTTAGTACTCTG ATGGAGAAGGATGGATATGaattggttgatgatcaagttcaGCCCATTCAACAGCGCCAACAAATGTTACCTCCAAATGCATCTTCTACAACTCAATCCATGACTCCTGTTGCTTCTGCACTGGGAAATAGTATGAATCAGTTGCCATCTTCACCCCATGTAATGTCAAGTCAAAATATGGTGGGTTCTGCTGCTGTGTGTGGCATGCCTCCTCTAAGCTCATTGCCATTGTCATCGCCTAATGCATTAGCTGTCCGAATGCCTCCTCCAGGCAATGCTCCCAACCGACAGCTTTCTTCAGGCTTCTTGCAGAGTGGATTGGTTACATCAAAGTCACTGCAGCTTGATCCTGCTTCTGAGCTTGTAGCagtgcaacaacaacaacatcagcaGCACCAGATACAACAACAACACCAACTGCAGCAACATCCACAACAACAGCTACAGAGGTCTCAGCAACTTGTAAATTCAAATCACCTAGCCCAGCTAAATTCTGCAAGCTATAATTCAAATCAACAGATGAATTCAAAAATCATGAATAATGCTCAGATGAAGATGCAGATGCTTCAAAAGCACCATCAGCAATTACAGAGGAAGAGTTTCCTGCAGGGGGGCATGGGCAGTAACATTGGTAATATCGGGGTGGGGAATATAAGTGTCAACAACATGAGTGGTCATAATATGGTTGGGCTAGGTGGAGGGATGAGTATGGGCATGACAGGCATAAATAACATTTCAGGAGTCATGCCTAATTTGACCAATATAAATACACTCTCTGGTGTTGGCAGCATGGGACAGAACCCTGGTATTGGAAGTATGATTGAACATCACATACGATCTGGGACCATGAATAATCAGACGCCATGGGATAGAGGAGTACGCATGGGTCCAGGCAGAGGTCGTCCAGGTGCGATGGTAAATCCTCCATCGTTAAGAAATATTGAGAATATGTCAGGTTTATCTGCCAGTAATCAAGCTCATAGTTCAGCAAATTTAATACATGGACCACAACAAGGTAGGAGCAACATGAGCTCTTTACAAAATAGGGGTATGAATCCTCCAAAAACAAGTGGTATGCATGGAGTCACTGGACAGAGCTTCTATTTGAACCAACAACTGAACAATCAACCCCAGCAAATTAGTTCACAACAGCTGAATCAACAGCAGCAGTTAAATGTTCAGCAACAACTGAATATGCCACAACCGCCCTCATCTCAACAGCCTTTGAGCTCACAGCCCTTATTGAATGCTCAACATCAAATGAGCCAACAAATCAGTTCGCAACAACAAATTAATTCACAATCCCAATTGAATTCTCAGCAACAACTCAATGCACAACAATTAAACTCACAACCACAGTTGAATCCTCAGCAGATCAATGCTGCCAATCTTGGTTCAATGGTTGTAGGTCCTTCCAGCCCTCCGCTTAGTTCACAAACTTTGGGGTCTGTTGGTAGTATAACAAGCTCGCCAATGGAGTTGCAGAGTGCAAGCAGGGGAAATTCAATGACAACAGGACAATAA